A section of the Malania oleifera isolate guangnan ecotype guangnan chromosome 2, ASM2987363v1, whole genome shotgun sequence genome encodes:
- the LOC131149914 gene encoding autophagy-related protein 8C-like, which translates to MAKSYFKLEHPLERRQAEAARIREKYPDRIPVIVERAERSDIPDIDKKKYLVPADLTVGQFVYVVRKRIKLSPEKAIFIFVKNILPPTAAMMSAIYEENKDEDGFLYMTYSGENTFG; encoded by the exons AAAGGAGGCAAGCAGAAGCTGCTCGCATCAGAGAAAAGTATCCAGATAGAATACCA GTGATTGTTGAAAGGGCTGAAAGGAGTGACATACCAGACATTGATAAGAAAAA GTACCTGGTTCCTGCCGACCTGACTGTTGGCCAGTTTGTTTATGTGGTCCGGAAGAGGATTAAGCTGAGTCCTGAGAAGGCCATCTTCATTTTTGTGAAGAACATCTTGCCACCTACTG CGGCCATGATGTCTGCAATTTATGAGGAAAACAAAGATGAAGATGGATTCCTTTACATGACCTATAGTGGCGAGAACACATTCGGCTGA